In Chlorocebus sabaeus isolate Y175 chromosome 19, mChlSab1.0.hap1, whole genome shotgun sequence, a single genomic region encodes these proteins:
- the DGCR6L gene encoding protein DGCR6L isoform X2: MERYAGALEEVADGARQQERHYQLLSALQSLVKGLPSSFQQRLSYTTLSDLALALLDGTVFEIVQGLLEIQHLTEKSLYNQRLRLQNEHRVLRQALRQKHQEAQQACRPHNLPVLQAAQQRELEAVEHRIREEQRAMDRKIVLELDRKVADQQSTLEKAGVAGFYVTTNPQELMLQMNLLELIGKLQQRGCRAGKAALGLGGPWQLPAAQYDQEGSPVPP; the protein is encoded by the exons ATGGAGCGATACGCGGGCGCCTTGGAGGAGGTGGCGGACGGTGCCCGGCAGCAGGAGCGACACTACCAGCTGCTGTCCGCGCTGCAGAGCCTTGTGAAGGGGTTGCCCAG CTCCTTCCAGCAACGCCTGTCCTACACCACGCTCAGCGACCTGGCCCTGGCGCTTCTCGACGGCACCGTGTTCGAAATCGTGCAGGGGCTACTGGAGATCCAGCACCTCACTGAAAAGAGCCTGTACAACCAGCGCCTGCGCCTACAGAACGAGCACCGAG TGCTCAGGCAGGCGCTGCGGCAGAAGCACCAGGAAGCCCAGCAGGCCTGCCGGCCCCACAACCTGCCTGTGCTCCAGGCGGCTCAGCAGCGAGAACTAGAG GCGGTGGAACACCGGATCCGTGAGGAGCAGCGGGCGATGGACCGGAAGATCGTCCTGGAGCTGGACCGGAAGGTGGCTGACCAGCAGAGCACACTGGAGAAGGCGGGGGTGGCTGGCTTCTATGTGACCACCAACCCACAG GAGCTGATGCTGCAGATGAACCTACTGGAACTCATCGGGAAGCTGCAGCAGAGGGGCTGCCGGGCAGGGAAGGCAGCCCTGGGACTGGGAGGTCCCTGGCAGCTGCCTGCTGCCCAGTATGACCAGGAAGGCAGCCCTGTCCCACCATAG
- the DGCR6L gene encoding protein DGCR6L isoform X1 — protein sequence MERYAGALEEVADGARQQERHYQLLSALQSLVKGLPSSFQQRLSYTTLSDLALALLDGTVFEIVQGLLEIQHLTEKSLYNQRLRLQNEHRGARGQRDEVPPPRGLRLPAALVLRQALRQKHQEAQQACRPHNLPVLQAAQQRELEAVEHRIREEQRAMDRKIVLELDRKVADQQSTLEKAGVAGFYVTTNPQELMLQMNLLELIGKLQQRGCRAGKAALGLGGPWQLPAAQYDQEGSPVPP from the exons ATGGAGCGATACGCGGGCGCCTTGGAGGAGGTGGCGGACGGTGCCCGGCAGCAGGAGCGACACTACCAGCTGCTGTCCGCGCTGCAGAGCCTTGTGAAGGGGTTGCCCAG CTCCTTCCAGCAACGCCTGTCCTACACCACGCTCAGCGACCTGGCCCTGGCGCTTCTCGACGGCACCGTGTTCGAAATCGTGCAGGGGCTACTGGAGATCCAGCACCTCACTGAAAAGAGCCTGTACAACCAGCGCCTGCGCCTACAGAACGAGCACCGAGGTGCGCGTGGGCAGCGGGACGAGGTGCCTCCTCCTCGGGGTCTGCGCCTCCCAGCAGCTCTTG TGCTCAGGCAGGCGCTGCGGCAGAAGCACCAGGAAGCCCAGCAGGCCTGCCGGCCCCACAACCTGCCTGTGCTCCAGGCGGCTCAGCAGCGAGAACTAGAG GCGGTGGAACACCGGATCCGTGAGGAGCAGCGGGCGATGGACCGGAAGATCGTCCTGGAGCTGGACCGGAAGGTGGCTGACCAGCAGAGCACACTGGAGAAGGCGGGGGTGGCTGGCTTCTATGTGACCACCAACCCACAG GAGCTGATGCTGCAGATGAACCTACTGGAACTCATCGGGAAGCTGCAGCAGAGGGGCTGCCGGGCAGGGAAGGCAGCCCTGGGACTGGGAGGTCCCTGGCAGCTGCCTGCTGCCCAGTATGACCAGGAAGGCAGCCCTGTCCCACCATAG